The following are encoded together in the Azospirillum lipoferum 4B genome:
- a CDS encoding methyltransferase domain-containing protein, whose protein sequence is MAWDPDAFATLDVLRRRPVIDLTAALPSSLSPRSVVDLGCGAGQLSRLLAARWPQADVLAVDQSRAMLRWAGDTPSPVRYLHADLAVWRPHWPTDLVISAGGLQHVAGHDRLFPELLQSLGPGGVLAVALPRPQNQTTHSLLLETAADGPWADRLHGAWPAAPLTEGRGYDVQDYYDWLGREGASIELWETEYFHVLDGDVPLVQWLHQAALAPVMDRLTGPELDRFLAAYRRRLEAAYPEHSSGNTLIPTKWLFVVVRV, encoded by the coding sequence ATGGCATGGGACCCTGACGCCTTCGCGACGCTCGATGTCCTGCGCCGCCGTCCCGTCATCGATCTGACGGCGGCGCTTCCCTCCTCTCTCTCACCGCGCTCGGTCGTCGATCTCGGCTGCGGTGCCGGGCAACTGTCCCGGCTGCTGGCCGCGCGCTGGCCCCAGGCCGACGTGCTGGCGGTCGACCAGTCGCGGGCGATGCTGCGCTGGGCCGGCGACACGCCGTCGCCCGTGCGCTATCTCCACGCCGACCTGGCGGTCTGGCGCCCGCACTGGCCGACGGATCTCGTCATCTCGGCCGGCGGGCTTCAGCATGTGGCCGGGCATGACCGGCTGTTTCCGGAATTGTTGCAATCGCTCGGCCCCGGCGGCGTGCTGGCCGTCGCCCTGCCCCGCCCGCAGAACCAGACCACCCACAGCCTGCTTCTGGAAACCGCCGCCGACGGCCCCTGGGCGGACCGGTTGCATGGCGCCTGGCCCGCGGCTCCGCTGACCGAGGGCAGGGGTTACGATGTCCAGGACTATTACGACTGGCTCGGCCGGGAAGGAGCCTCCATCGAGCTGTGGGAGACCGAGTATTTCCACGTCCTCGACGGCGACGTACCGCTTGTGCAATGGCTGCATCAGGCGGCACTGGCGCCGGTGATGGATCGGCTGACCGGCCCCGAACTCGACCGCTTCCTCGCCGCCTACCGCCGCCGTCTGGAGGCCGCCTATCCGGAGCATTCCAGCGGCAACACGCTGATCCCGACCAAATGGCTGTTCGTGGTGGTGCGGGTGTAG
- a CDS encoding nucleotidyl transferase AbiEii/AbiGii toxin family protein: MLADALRLLRSLPDKPRWSFGGGTALAAQYDQRVSYDIDIFVRDSEVLRDLTPARNAATRALLAGQ; encoded by the coding sequence TTGCTCGCGGACGCCCTCCGTCTGCTTCGGTCGCTCCCGGACAAACCGCGCTGGAGCTTCGGCGGCGGCACGGCGCTGGCCGCGCAGTATGACCAGCGCGTCAGCTACGACATCGACATCTTCGTCCGTGACTCGGAGGTGCTGCGTGACCTGACCCCGGCACGCAATGCGGCGACCCGCGCGCTGCTGGCGGGACAGTAA
- a CDS encoding methyl-accepting chemotaxis protein, giving the protein MLSGMCLAGTVAVLVGFGILSTRSSNEFVTGNVERILESKTTESLQNLAATQAGLLRSEFDTALNAARTMAGSFASLADDAAPGHVERERRRDAFNGVLLSVLKQNPLFNGTYSAWEPNALDGRDEEFRNRRDTGTDATGRFIPYWNRDQKGHVAMQPLVEYDSRERHPNGVMKGGWYIGPQEHGRESVLDPLPYIVQGKQVFLATLSVPIVINGKFRGVAGADFNLDFVQQLSTKVSAAVFNGRSQVVIISNMGLIVAHSARPDLIGQPISTFDTSWQADLANVQSGKAHVDVEASTNMLRSFAPITLGNTEKPWAVLVQVPKDIVLADGMALSSALGERANSNILWQVAVGALVALGAVAVMWIVAGGVARPIRASVAFAEGIAAGRFDQTLDIRQSDEVGALADALRKMLADLKRMIDQRAEDQAKADAERRAAMLQLADTLEAQVMNVVDGVDRAARSMNGTAQTMTATATQTSQQAGVVANASQDASSNVQTVASATEELSASIQEIGERVNRSAQIAREAVEAAQQANGQVLSLTEAAEKIGTVVQLIQDIASQTNLLALNATIEAARAGEAGKGFAVVAQEVKSLASQTARATEDIAGHVSGMQRVTDETASAIKGIGGIIAQIDEISTAIAAAVEEQGSATAEIARNVQQAASGTQEVTRTIADVRSAAVEAGHSAENVLSVSGQLAGDAGRLRSVVNGFLSTIRAA; this is encoded by the coding sequence ATGCTGTCGGGCATGTGTCTGGCGGGCACCGTCGCCGTGCTCGTCGGCTTCGGCATCCTGTCGACACGTTCGAGCAACGAGTTCGTAACCGGGAATGTCGAGCGGATCCTCGAAAGCAAGACGACCGAATCCCTGCAGAATCTCGCCGCCACCCAAGCTGGCCTGCTGCGGTCGGAGTTCGACACCGCGCTGAACGCCGCCCGCACCATGGCCGGCAGTTTCGCCAGCCTCGCCGACGACGCGGCGCCCGGACATGTCGAGCGGGAGCGGCGGCGCGACGCCTTCAACGGCGTGCTTCTGTCGGTCCTCAAGCAGAACCCGCTGTTCAACGGCACCTATTCGGCATGGGAGCCCAACGCTCTCGATGGCCGGGACGAGGAGTTCCGCAACCGCCGCGATACCGGAACCGACGCCACCGGCCGCTTCATTCCCTATTGGAACCGCGACCAGAAGGGCCACGTCGCCATGCAGCCCCTGGTCGAGTATGACAGCCGCGAGCGCCATCCCAACGGCGTCATGAAGGGCGGCTGGTACATCGGCCCGCAGGAGCATGGGCGCGAAAGCGTTCTCGATCCGCTGCCCTACATCGTGCAGGGCAAGCAGGTCTTCCTGGCGACCCTGTCTGTGCCGATCGTCATCAACGGCAAGTTCCGCGGCGTGGCCGGCGCCGACTTCAACCTCGATTTCGTCCAGCAACTGTCGACCAAGGTCAGCGCCGCCGTGTTCAACGGCCGCAGCCAGGTGGTCATCATCAGCAACATGGGCCTGATCGTCGCCCACAGCGCGCGGCCCGACCTGATCGGGCAGCCGATCTCCACCTTCGACACCTCCTGGCAGGCCGATCTGGCGAATGTCCAGTCCGGCAAGGCCCATGTCGACGTCGAAGCTTCCACCAACATGCTGCGCAGCTTCGCCCCCATCACCTTGGGCAACACCGAGAAGCCGTGGGCGGTGCTGGTCCAGGTGCCGAAGGACATCGTGCTGGCCGACGGCATGGCGCTGTCCTCCGCGCTCGGCGAGCGCGCCAACTCCAACATCCTGTGGCAGGTCGCCGTCGGCGCCCTGGTCGCGCTTGGCGCCGTCGCGGTGATGTGGATTGTCGCCGGCGGCGTCGCCCGGCCGATCCGCGCCAGCGTCGCCTTCGCCGAGGGCATCGCCGCCGGCCGCTTCGACCAGACGCTCGACATCCGCCAGTCCGACGAGGTCGGCGCCCTGGCCGACGCCCTGCGCAAGATGCTGGCCGACCTGAAGCGGATGATCGACCAGCGGGCGGAGGATCAGGCCAAGGCCGACGCCGAACGCCGTGCCGCCATGCTGCAACTGGCCGACACCCTGGAAGCCCAGGTGATGAATGTGGTGGACGGCGTCGACCGGGCGGCCCGGTCGATGAACGGCACCGCCCAGACCATGACCGCCACCGCGACCCAGACCAGCCAGCAGGCCGGCGTGGTCGCCAACGCCTCCCAGGATGCCAGCAGCAACGTCCAGACGGTCGCCAGCGCCACCGAAGAACTGTCGGCCTCGATCCAGGAGATCGGCGAACGCGTCAACCGCTCCGCCCAGATCGCCCGCGAGGCGGTGGAGGCGGCCCAGCAGGCCAACGGGCAGGTGTTGAGCCTGACCGAGGCGGCGGAGAAGATCGGCACGGTGGTGCAGCTGATCCAGGACATCGCCAGCCAGACCAACCTGCTGGCGCTGAACGCCACCATCGAGGCCGCCCGCGCGGGCGAGGCCGGCAAGGGCTTCGCCGTGGTGGCGCAGGAGGTGAAGAGCCTCGCCAGCCAGACCGCCCGCGCGACGGAGGACATCGCCGGCCATGTCAGCGGCATGCAGCGCGTCACCGACGAGACCGCCAGCGCCATCAAGGGGATCGGCGGCATCATCGCCCAGATCGACGAGATCTCCACCGCCATCGCCGCCGCGGTGGAGGAACAGGGCTCCGCCACCGCCGAGATCGCCCGCAACGTCCAGCAGGCCGCCAGCGGCACCCAGGAGGTGACCAGGACCATCGCCGACGTCCGCAGCGCCGCCGTCGAGGCCGGCCATTCCGCCGAGAACGTCCTGTCGGTCTCCGGCCAGCTCGCCGGCGACGCCGGGCGCCTGCGCAGCGTGGTGAACGGCTTCCTGTCGACCATCCGCGCCGCCTGA
- the rfaE1 gene encoding D-glycero-beta-D-manno-heptose-7-phosphate kinase, with translation MSDLARHIDSLSRANVLCLGDVMLDRFVYGSVDRVSPEAPIPVLRVDRDVPKLGGAGNVAANLVALEAACRFVSVVGRDGIGTDLLALLRREGVSDGAIVIEDGRQTTVKTRFIAGQQQLLRTDIETVVPITVADRVLERVRELLPDVGGVILSDYGKGVLTDDLVTAVIAAARDAGRTVVVDPKGRDYRRYRGADIVTPNRKELMEATGLPARTDEEVIAAARHLIATCGIGAVVATRSEQGMSVVTAGDAVHLPAEAREVFDVSGAGDTVVATLTAALSVGIDLVDSARLANLAAGIVVGKVGTAVVRSAELLAGLHEQEWRQGEEKVATRDTAAERAERWRLRGKRVGFTNGCFDLLHPGHIALLKQARAACDVLVVGLNSDDSVKRLKGESRPVQNETARATVLASLGCVDLVVIFGEDTPETLIRTLRPDVLVKGADYTIATVVGADFVQSYGGKVVLADLVQGQSTTNTIKRMKG, from the coding sequence ATGAGCGACCTTGCCCGTCACATCGACTCCCTGTCGCGCGCCAACGTGCTGTGCCTTGGCGACGTGATGCTCGACCGTTTCGTCTATGGTTCGGTGGACCGGGTTTCGCCGGAGGCGCCGATCCCTGTCCTGCGCGTGGACCGCGATGTGCCCAAGCTGGGTGGCGCCGGCAATGTCGCCGCCAACCTCGTGGCGCTGGAGGCGGCCTGCCGCTTCGTCTCGGTGGTCGGGCGCGACGGCATCGGCACCGACCTGCTGGCCCTGCTGCGGCGCGAGGGCGTCAGCGACGGCGCAATCGTCATCGAGGACGGACGCCAGACCACGGTGAAGACCCGCTTCATCGCCGGCCAGCAGCAGCTTCTCCGCACGGACATCGAGACGGTGGTGCCGATCACCGTCGCCGACCGCGTTCTGGAGCGGGTGCGCGAGCTGTTGCCCGACGTGGGAGGCGTCATCCTGTCCGACTACGGCAAGGGCGTGCTGACCGACGATCTGGTGACGGCGGTGATCGCCGCCGCGCGGGACGCCGGGCGCACGGTGGTGGTCGACCCCAAGGGGCGCGACTACCGCCGCTATCGCGGCGCCGACATCGTGACACCCAACCGCAAGGAGCTGATGGAGGCCACCGGCCTGCCGGCGCGGACGGACGAGGAGGTGATCGCCGCCGCCCGCCACCTGATCGCCACCTGCGGCATCGGCGCCGTCGTCGCCACCCGCAGCGAACAGGGCATGTCGGTGGTCACGGCCGGGGACGCGGTGCATCTGCCGGCCGAGGCGCGCGAGGTGTTCGACGTCTCGGGTGCCGGCGACACCGTGGTGGCGACGCTGACCGCCGCGCTGTCGGTGGGGATCGATCTGGTGGACTCGGCGCGGCTGGCCAATCTGGCGGCCGGCATCGTGGTCGGCAAGGTCGGCACCGCGGTGGTGCGCTCGGCCGAGCTGCTGGCCGGCCTGCACGAGCAGGAATGGCGTCAGGGAGAGGAGAAGGTGGCGACCCGCGACACCGCGGCCGAACGGGCGGAGCGCTGGCGGCTGCGCGGCAAGCGCGTGGGCTTCACCAACGGCTGCTTCGACCTGCTGCACCCCGGCCATATCGCGCTGCTGAAACAGGCGCGGGCGGCCTGCGACGTTCTGGTGGTCGGGCTGAACAGCGACGACTCGGTGAAGCGGCTGAAGGGCGAAAGCCGGCCGGTGCAGAACGAGACGGCCCGCGCCACGGTGCTGGCCTCGCTGGGCTGCGTCGATCTGGTGGTGATCTTCGGCGAGGACACGCCGGAAACCCTGATCCGCACCCTGCGCCCGGACGTGCTGGTCAAGGGGGCCGATTACACCATCGCGACCGTGGTGGGGGCGGATTTCGTCCAGAGCTATGGCGGAAAAGTGGTGCTGGCCGATCTGGTCCAGGGCCAGAGCACGACCAACACCATCAAGCGCATGAAGGGCTGA
- a CDS encoding CYTH and CHAD domain-containing protein, which yields MAEADINRETELKLAAKPEDFDTLRASPAIADRTTGPATAKTLESTYYDTEDRRLAARKVTLRVRKTGDGYVQTVKSAPDEDGLGRGEWECAVTSAAPDLTLITDAAAIELLGTLGESELQPVFTSVVERTIQDVTLGEGDGAASIEVAFDRGRIQLPDGRSSDLCEVELELKSGPPAALYDLAQELTKAAPLRLEMRSKAERGHALANGAADKALKAEKLLLDPETTVEGAVARIVRACLAHMVANEAVTLAGEDPEGVHQMRVALRRLRSAIALFRPFIPAVQYLWLVGEIKWLAGSLGPARDWDVFGEELLAPVRDAFHKADGHGRSAVEDLDTLAAAAEAKRLRAYEGVREAIRSDRYTAFLLGVGSWVEKRGWRDQPVSEESVRLFQPVIGLADHLLNKRHKKAKRAGHGFAHLPVAQRHQLRIALKKLRYAVEFFRSLYDDKPVRRYIQQLAAFQDALGHLNDVATATRLLHELHDDGSRSAPGEPRAAGIVIGWHARGVADTEAALVALWHDFIDTKHFWSKPDTAV from the coding sequence ATGGCTGAGGCGGACATCAACCGCGAGACGGAATTGAAGCTGGCGGCGAAGCCTGAAGACTTCGACACGCTGCGTGCCTCTCCCGCCATTGCGGACCGGACGACCGGACCGGCAACGGCGAAGACCCTGGAAAGCACCTATTACGACACCGAAGACCGCCGGCTCGCCGCGCGCAAGGTGACGTTGCGGGTGCGCAAGACCGGCGACGGCTATGTCCAGACGGTCAAGTCCGCACCGGACGAGGACGGGCTGGGGCGCGGGGAATGGGAATGCGCGGTGACCTCCGCCGCACCCGACCTGACGCTGATCACCGACGCCGCCGCAATCGAGCTGCTGGGCACGCTCGGCGAATCGGAGCTGCAGCCGGTCTTCACCTCGGTCGTCGAACGCACGATCCAGGATGTGACGCTGGGCGAAGGGGATGGTGCAGCCTCCATCGAGGTCGCCTTCGACCGCGGCCGCATCCAGCTGCCCGACGGCCGGTCGAGCGACCTCTGCGAGGTGGAGCTGGAGCTGAAGAGCGGCCCGCCCGCCGCGCTCTACGATCTGGCGCAGGAATTGACGAAGGCGGCGCCGCTGCGGCTGGAGATGCGCAGCAAGGCGGAGCGTGGCCACGCGCTGGCGAATGGCGCCGCCGACAAGGCGCTGAAGGCGGAAAAGCTGCTGCTCGACCCCGAGACGACGGTGGAAGGGGCGGTTGCCCGCATCGTGCGCGCCTGCCTCGCCCACATGGTCGCGAACGAGGCGGTGACGCTGGCCGGCGAGGATCCGGAGGGCGTGCACCAGATGCGCGTCGCGCTGCGCCGGCTCCGCTCGGCCATCGCGCTGTTCCGGCCCTTCATTCCGGCCGTGCAGTATCTGTGGCTGGTCGGCGAAATCAAATGGCTGGCCGGCAGCCTGGGGCCGGCGCGCGACTGGGACGTGTTCGGCGAGGAGCTGCTGGCCCCGGTGCGCGATGCCTTCCACAAGGCCGACGGGCATGGCCGCTCGGCGGTCGAGGATCTCGACACGCTGGCCGCCGCGGCCGAGGCCAAGCGGCTGCGCGCCTATGAGGGCGTGCGCGAGGCGATCCGGTCGGACCGCTACACCGCCTTCCTGCTCGGCGTCGGCAGCTGGGTGGAGAAGCGCGGCTGGCGCGACCAGCCGGTCAGCGAGGAATCGGTGCGGCTGTTCCAGCCGGTGATCGGGCTGGCCGACCATCTGCTGAACAAGCGCCACAAGAAGGCCAAGCGGGCCGGCCACGGCTTCGCCCATCTGCCGGTGGCCCAGCGCCACCAGCTGCGAATCGCCTTGAAGAAGCTGCGCTATGCCGTGGAGTTCTTCCGCAGCCTGTATGACGACAAGCCGGTGCGCCGCTATATCCAGCAGCTCGCCGCCTTCCAGGACGCGCTGGGGCATCTGAACGACGTGGCAACGGCGACGCGGCTTTTGCACGAACTGCACGACGACGGCAGCCGCTCCGCCCCCGGCGAGCCGCGCGCGGCCGGCATCGTCATCGGTTGGCATGCCCGCGGCGTCGCCGACACCGAAGCGGCGCTGGTCGCCCTGTGGCATGATTTCATCGACACCAAGCATTTCTGGTCGAAGCCGGATACTGCGGTGTAG
- a CDS encoding ParA family protein has translation MLTILVANIKGGCGKTTVATHLAAASAAAGLPTVLADVDRQHSSLGWLERRPGQAPALVGLDWAKDFSDAPRGTKRLVIDAPAALKTKQIEDLVKMADIVVLPVLPGAFDEQATQRFLTKLDELKRIAKKKTTVAVVGNRMRARTRAADRLDRFLGGIGHQVVTRLRDSQIYADAAESGLSLFDMPGKRAAEHRGDWQPLLSYIDGV, from the coding sequence ATGCTCACGATCCTCGTCGCCAACATCAAGGGCGGCTGCGGCAAGACGACCGTCGCCACCCATCTCGCCGCCGCGTCCGCCGCAGCGGGCCTGCCCACCGTGCTGGCCGACGTGGACCGTCAGCACTCCTCGCTCGGCTGGCTGGAGCGCCGGCCGGGACAGGCGCCGGCGCTGGTCGGGCTCGACTGGGCCAAGGACTTCTCCGATGCGCCGCGCGGCACCAAGCGGCTGGTGATCGACGCGCCCGCCGCGCTGAAGACCAAGCAGATCGAGGATCTGGTGAAGATGGCCGACATTGTCGTGCTGCCGGTTCTGCCCGGCGCGTTCGACGAGCAGGCGACGCAACGCTTCCTCACCAAGCTCGACGAACTGAAACGCATCGCGAAGAAGAAGACCACGGTGGCGGTGGTCGGCAACCGCATGCGCGCCCGCACCAGGGCTGCCGACCGGCTGGACCGCTTTCTCGGCGGTATCGGCCATCAGGTGGTGACCCGCCTGCGTGACAGCCAGATTTACGCCGACGCGGCCGAAAGCGGCCTCAGCCTGTTCGACATGCCGGGCAAGCGCGCCGCCGAGCATCGCGGCGACTGGCAGCCGCTGCTGAGCTACATCGACGGGGTTTGA
- a CDS encoding sensor histidine kinase, translated as MPRSSVASSLSAKLLLLTILFVLLAEVLIYTPSIARFRMSYLEERLAAAHIAALSVEAAPDLMVTKELQAKLLAYTGTHVIDLIQPGARVYMLSRPMPPQVDAVYDLRNTGMGMQIVDAGHALRLAFEGAFGSPGNRVIRVIDRSPNDPAQRVEVTMDERPLIDAMVEFSRRILAVSVAISLIAAILVYFTLHALLVRPMRRLTAEVVAFRRDPDGAPPLVPGRRRDEIGVAERELAAMQGTVRAALRQRERLATLGTAVAKINHDLRGILSTASLLSERLTESADPEVRRVTPRLLASLDRAVELCGQTLSFTRDGVLPLSPEPADLQHVAEEAGAEVLATVHPDGGRVEAEWINDIPAGTLAPVDAGQLGRALVNLGRNAVQAGAGRVRIAARTGPAGLLTLTVADDGPGLAPRARENLFQPFAGSARAGGIGLGLAIAREVLRAHGGELRLVRSDAAGTVFALDIPQGNTETDPVDGAGHKSFVSH; from the coding sequence ATGCCCCGTTCCAGCGTCGCGTCCAGCCTGTCGGCCAAGCTGCTGCTGCTCACCATCCTGTTCGTGCTGCTGGCGGAGGTGCTGATCTACACCCCCTCCATCGCCCGCTTCCGCATGAGCTACCTGGAGGAGCGGCTGGCCGCCGCCCACATCGCGGCATTGTCGGTGGAGGCCGCCCCGGACCTGATGGTGACGAAGGAGTTGCAGGCCAAGCTGCTGGCCTACACCGGCACCCATGTCATCGACCTGATCCAGCCGGGCGCGCGGGTCTACATGCTGTCGCGCCCGATGCCGCCGCAGGTCGATGCCGTGTACGACCTGCGCAACACCGGCATGGGCATGCAGATCGTCGATGCCGGCCACGCCCTGCGTCTTGCCTTCGAAGGCGCCTTCGGCTCGCCGGGCAACCGGGTGATCCGGGTGATCGACCGCTCGCCCAACGACCCCGCCCAGCGTGTCGAGGTGACGATGGACGAGCGGCCGCTGATCGATGCGATGGTGGAGTTCTCCCGCCGCATCCTGGCGGTGTCGGTCGCCATCTCGCTGATCGCGGCGATCCTGGTCTATTTCACGCTCCATGCCCTGCTGGTGCGGCCGATGCGGCGGCTGACCGCCGAGGTCGTCGCCTTCCGCCGCGACCCCGACGGCGCCCCGCCGCTGGTGCCGGGCCGCCGCCGCGACGAGATCGGGGTGGCGGAACGCGAGCTCGCCGCCATGCAGGGCACGGTGCGCGCCGCCCTGCGCCAGCGCGAACGGCTGGCCACGCTGGGCACCGCGGTGGCGAAGATCAACCACGATTTGCGCGGCATCCTGTCCACCGCCTCCCTCCTGTCCGAACGGCTGACGGAGAGCGCGGATCCGGAGGTGCGGCGGGTGACGCCGCGGCTGCTCGCCTCGCTCGACCGGGCGGTGGAGCTGTGCGGCCAGACGCTGTCCTTCACCCGCGACGGCGTCCTGCCGCTGTCGCCTGAGCCGGCCGACCTGCAGCATGTGGCGGAGGAGGCCGGCGCGGAGGTGCTCGCCACCGTCCACCCCGACGGCGGACGGGTCGAAGCGGAATGGATCAACGACATCCCCGCCGGCACGCTGGCGCCGGTGGATGCGGGACAGCTTGGCCGCGCGCTCGTCAATCTCGGCCGCAACGCGGTGCAGGCCGGCGCCGGCCGGGTGCGGATCGCCGCCCGGACGGGGCCCGCGGGCCTGCTGACCCTGACGGTCGCCGACGACGGGCCGGGCCTTGCCCCGCGGGCGCGGGAGAACCTGTTCCAGCCCTTCGCCGGTTCCGCCCGGGCCGGCGGTATCGGCCTCGGCCTCGCCATCGCGCGGGAGGTGCTGCGCGCCCATGGCGGGGAACTGCGGCTGGTGCGCAGCGATGCGGCCGGAACGGTCTTCGCGCTTGACATACCGCAAGGCAACACGGAAACCGATCCGGTAGATGGTGCAGGGCACAAGTCGTTTGTGTCGCATTGA
- a CDS encoding entericidin A/B family lipoprotein has translation MTTVKKFALLAVLGTLLGTTLAACNTMEGAGQDVQAGGRAIERGADNVQKKM, from the coding sequence ATGACCACCGTCAAGAAGTTCGCCCTGCTCGCCGTGCTGGGCACGCTGCTGGGCACCACGCTCGCCGCCTGCAACACCATGGAAGGCGCCGGCCAGGACGTGCAGGCCGGCGGCCGCGCCATCGAGCGGGGCGCCGACAACGTCCAGAAGAAGATGTGA
- a CDS encoding cold-shock protein: protein MAIGTVKFFNSTKGFGFIQPEDGTADVFVHISAVERAGIANLGEGQKLSFDAIRDPRRGKVAAENLRAL, encoded by the coding sequence ATGGCTATCGGAACCGTCAAGTTTTTCAATTCGACCAAGGGCTTTGGCTTCATTCAGCCGGAAGACGGCACGGCCGACGTGTTCGTCCACATCTCCGCGGTCGAGCGCGCCGGGATCGCCAACCTCGGTGAAGGCCAGAAGCTGTCCTTCGATGCTATTCGCGATCCGCGCCGCGGCAAGGTTGCGGCCGAGAACCTGCGCGCGCTCTGA
- a CDS encoding DUF6481 family protein, whose product MNGFKNAGLSERLSAAAGAKKALLEKFKAQPGVNDPVFAEREEARRAIRVAREAREAERNAAREARKAAEQEVLQAEQAELAAREALAVQELAEQAKRQVAMAAEAKAARDARYAARKARSR is encoded by the coding sequence ATGAACGGCTTTAAGAATGCAGGGCTTTCGGAGCGTCTGAGTGCTGCCGCCGGCGCGAAAAAGGCTCTGCTGGAAAAGTTCAAGGCGCAACCCGGTGTGAACGATCCGGTCTTCGCCGAGCGCGAAGAGGCGCGGCGGGCCATCCGCGTCGCCCGTGAGGCCCGCGAGGCCGAACGCAATGCGGCGCGCGAAGCCCGCAAGGCTGCCGAACAGGAAGTGTTGCAGGCCGAACAGGCCGAACTTGCCGCCCGCGAGGCGCTGGCGGTTCAGGAACTGGCCGAGCAGGCCAAGCGTCAGGTGGCGATGGCAGCGGAGGCGAAAGCCGCCCGTGACGCCCGCTATGCCGCCCGCAAGGCCAGGAGCCGCTGA
- the lpdA gene encoding dihydrolipoyl dehydrogenase: protein MAESTFDVVVIGGGPGGYVCAIRAAQLGFKVACVEKRGTLGGTCLNVGCIPSKALLAASEKFEEAAHGLAKFGIKVGGVELDLPGMLAHKDKVVKDNVGGIEFLFKKNKVAWLKGAGKITAPNTVEVDGVGTITASKAIVIATGSDVTPLPGIAIDEKRVVSSTGALSLPEVPKHLVVIGGGVIGLELGSVWGRLGAKVTVVEYLDRVLPTMDNELSKQAQRIFAKQGMDFKLSTKVTGASMTETGVALTVEPAAGGEAQTIEADTVLVAIGRRPYTEGLGLEAVGVELERGRVKIDHHFQTNVPGIYAIGDVVEGPMLAHKAEEEGVALAEQLAGQKSHVNHDLVPGVVYTWPEVAAVGKTEEQLKAAGVAYKTGKFPFTANGRARAGGNTDGFVKILSDASTDQVLGVHMIGPNVSEMIGELVLAMEFSASAEDVARTCHAHPTLSEAVKEAALAVDGRPLHI, encoded by the coding sequence ATGGCTGAAAGCACTTTTGACGTCGTTGTGATCGGCGGCGGCCCCGGCGGGTATGTCTGCGCGATCCGCGCGGCGCAGCTCGGCTTCAAGGTCGCCTGCGTCGAGAAGCGGGGGACGCTGGGCGGCACCTGCCTGAATGTCGGCTGCATCCCGTCCAAGGCTCTGCTGGCGGCGTCGGAGAAGTTCGAGGAAGCGGCCCACGGCCTCGCCAAGTTCGGCATCAAGGTCGGCGGCGTCGAGCTGGACCTGCCGGGCATGCTGGCCCACAAGGACAAGGTCGTTAAGGACAACGTCGGCGGCATCGAGTTCCTGTTCAAGAAGAACAAGGTCGCCTGGCTGAAGGGTGCGGGCAAGATCACCGCCCCGAACACCGTCGAGGTCGATGGCGTCGGCACAATCACCGCGTCGAAGGCGATCGTCATCGCCACCGGTTCGGACGTGACCCCGCTGCCGGGCATCGCCATCGACGAGAAGCGCGTGGTGTCCTCCACCGGCGCCCTGTCGCTGCCGGAGGTGCCGAAGCATCTGGTCGTCATCGGCGGCGGCGTGATCGGGCTGGAGCTGGGCTCCGTCTGGGGCCGGCTGGGCGCCAAGGTGACGGTGGTCGAGTATCTCGACCGCGTCTTGCCGACCATGGACAACGAGCTGTCGAAGCAGGCCCAGCGCATCTTCGCCAAGCAGGGCATGGACTTCAAGCTGAGCACCAAGGTGACCGGCGCGTCGATGACCGAGACCGGCGTGGCCCTGACGGTCGAGCCCGCCGCCGGCGGCGAGGCGCAGACCATCGAGGCCGACACCGTGCTGGTCGCCATCGGCCGCCGTCCCTACACCGAGGGCCTCGGCCTGGAGGCGGTGGGTGTCGAGCTGGAGCGCGGGCGCGTCAAGATCGACCACCATTTCCAGACCAACGTGCCGGGCATCTACGCCATCGGCGACGTGGTGGAAGGCCCGATGCTGGCCCACAAGGCCGAGGAAGAGGGCGTGGCGCTGGCCGAGCAGCTGGCCGGCCAGAAGAGCCACGTCAACCACGACCTCGTCCCCGGCGTCGTCTACACCTGGCCGGAAGTCGCCGCCGTCGGCAAGACCGAGGAGCAGCTGAAGGCCGCGGGCGTCGCCTACAAGACCGGCAAGTTCCCGTTCACCGCCAACGGCCGCGCGCGTGCCGGTGGCAACACCGACGGCTTCGTGAAGATCCTGTCGGATGCCTCCACCGATCAGGTGCTGGGCGTCCACATGATCGGCCCGAACGTGTCGGAGATGATCGGCGAGCTGGTCCTGGCCATGGAGTTCAGCGCGTCCGCCGAAGACGTCGCCCGCACCTGCCACGCCCATCCGACTCTGTCGGAGGCGGTCAAGGAAGCGGCCCTGGCGGTGGACGGGCGTCCGCTGCACATCTGA